The genome window AAGCTATGTCTCATGCTATTACAAAAACTATGGGATCTATAACAGGTAGTTCATTAACTACTATAGCAGGATTTTTAGCATTAGTTACTATGAAACTTGGATTAGGAAAAGACTTAGGGATTGTTATGGCTAAGGGAGTTCTGTTAGGAGTTATATGTACAGTAACGATATTACCGGCGCTTATCCTAACTTTTGATAAGTATATACACAAATATACACATAAAACAGTATTACCAGAGTTTGAAAGAATACCAAACTTCATAACTAAACATTCTAAACTTTTAGTTGTCATTGCTTTAGTATTATTTGTACCATTTTTCTATGGACAAAGTAAATTACAAGTTTACTATAATGTAGACCAGTCATTACCAAAAGATCTGGATTCAATAGTAGCTTTAAACAAATTAAAAACAGAGTATAATATGACAACTACTCACATGATTGTTGTAGATGGAAAAGTACAGTCACATGAAATGAACAATATGATAAGTAAAATAGAAAAAGTTGATGGAATAAATCAAGTTCTAACTTATGATAAATTTGTAGGACCTATGGTTCCTAGAGAAATGATACCTGATAGTATAAAAGAGACTTTTGAAAAAGATGGTTATAAGATGTTGCTAGTGAACTCAGAGTATAAAGCAGCTACAAAAGAACAAAATCAGCAAATTGATAAATTAAACAAGATAATAAAATCATATGATAAAAATGCTAAAATTACAGGTGAAGGTGCTTTAACGAAAGATTTAGTTGAAATCGCAGATGTAGACTTTAAGAATGTAAATGTTACTTCAACAATAGCAGTATTTGTAATAATTATGATAGTATTCCGTTCTATATCAATTCCTGTAATACTAGTTTCAGCTATAGAACTTGCAATATTTATAAATATGGGGATTTCGTATTTTATGGGAGCAACAGTACCGTTTATAGCTTCTATAGTTATAGGAACAATACAGTTAGGAGCTACAGTAGACTATGCGATACTTCTTACAACTAGATTTAAGGAAGAAATGGCTAGTGGATTAGATAAGTATGAAGCTATGAAGATAAGTATAAAAGAATCTTCGAAATCAATTATAACAAGTGCTTTTGCTTTGTTTGCATCAACAGTTGGTATAAGCTTAGTAGCTCAAATAAAAATGGTGGGTAGTATCACAATGATGATATCAAGAGGAGCTATTATAAGTATGTTTGTAATAATATTTATTTTACCTTCTATCTTATTATTAACAGAAGGTATAGTTGCAAAAACAACTATAGGCTGGAGAAAAAAATCAGAAGCTAAGTAATATAAAGTTTCAAGGGAGGAGCGATACTATGAATAAAAAAAGAGTGACTAGAGTTTTAAGTATTTCAATGGCTAGTGTATTGACTATTTCTAGCATTGGATTTGCTCAATCAAATACTAAAAAAGATGAAACTGTATATGGGAATCTTTCACCAGAAGGTAGAGTGGAAAAAGTTATAGTGAGTGATTGGTTACATTCAGATTCAAAGAATGTTGAAATAAAAGATAAATCATCATTAAATGATATAAAAAATGTAAAAGGTGATGAAAAACCAACTATAAATGGTGAAAATGTAACATGGAAATTAAAAGATAATGATGTATACTATCAAGGAACTACAAATAAGCAATTACCTTTGGATGTTAATGTTACTTATACACTTGATGGTAAAGAAATTTCACCTAAAGATTTAGCAGGTAAATCTGGAAAAGTAAAAATAAAGTTAGAGATAAAGAATAAAGATGTAAAGCATAAAAATATAAATGGAAAAGATAGAAAGCTATTTACTCCTTTTATTGCTGTGAGTGTAGTAAATTTATCAACAGATAAGTTCACAAATGTTACTGTTAATACGGGAAAAATGATAAATGAAGGAAGTAACAATGTTATAACATATATAACAGTGCCTGGATTAGAAGAAACACTGGACAAAAGTTATTTCGATGTTCCTAATTATCTTGAAATAAGTGCTGATGTAAAAGAATTTGAAATGGGATCTATATATGTATCAGCAACTCCAAATTTATTAAATGACGACTTATTTAAAGATACTAATAAAATGAGTGATTTAATTAAAGGAATAGAGCAGATAGAAGAAGCTAGTGGGAAGCTTACAGAAGCTACAGGTATTTTAGCTAATGGTCAGGATGAATTTAATAATAACTTCAAGAAGCTTGAAAAAGGAATAAATGATTTAGGTTCAGGAGCTAAAGAGCTTAACGATGGAGCTAAAAAATTAGAAAAAGGAATAGGTGATGCTCATAATGGAGCTAAGCAAGTAGCTGACGGAGTTAATCAGTTTGTGGAGAAGTCAGGTCAACTAGGAAATGGGTTGAATCAGTTTACTAAAGGAGCAGTAGAATATGCTAATAAGTCTTCTCAATTTGCTGAAGGTGCTAGCGGTGTTGCAAATGGAGTGGGACAATTAGCTGGTGGAGCAAGTAAACTAGAAGATGGAGCTAATAAATTAGCAAATGGAACTTCTCAACTCATGAACGGACAAGATCAATTAACTAATGGAATATCACAAAGTATTGAAGGTATAAAAAAATTAAAAGCTTCAAAAGAAAAAGAGATGGGCTTTATTAATACCATGTCCAAAGGATTAGATACACTTATTAGTGCTGCTGAATCTATTACAAATGTACCAGGGGTATCAGAGATAGGTAATAAAATAGTAGCTGGGCTTAAAGAACAGAGAGCAGGGTTAGAAGGATTGAAAAACTCTGGAAATGAATTTTTACAAGGGTTATCACAATTAGAAAGTAGCTTGAAAACTATAAATGCTGGTTCACAAAATATAAAAGGAGAAACTAATAAAATTCTTCAAGGACAACAAGAATTAGCTAAAGGAGCAAGTGAACTTAATAAAGGAGCTCAATCATTAGGACCAGTAGCTAAAAAATTAGAAGAAGGAAGTAAAGGATTAAAACAAGGGGCAAGTGAACTTAATAAAGGATCATCTGATATAAATAATGGATTAGGTCAGTTTTCAGGTGGTGCTTCTAAATTAGCAAAAGGTGCTAATCAAGTATCAGATGGATTAGGACAGCTATCACAAGGAGCAGGAGCACTTGAAAAAGGTACTGAAAAACTTAATGGAGGAGCAAAAGAATTAACAAACGGTGTAGGGCAACTTATGGAAGGTTCAAATAAATTAGCTTCAGGATCAAAAGAATTGAACGAAAACATGAAAAAGTTTAGTGAAGAAGGAATAGATAAAATGACAAAAGAGCTAGGAGGACAGGTAGAAGGACTTGATGGAATAATAGAAGTAAAAGATGAATTAGTTAATATGTCTAAGTCATATAATTCTTTTACTGGTCTTGGAGAAAATATGGAAGGAACAGTTAAATTTGTTTTAAAAACAGATGAAGTAAAATACGAAAAACCAGAAAAGGAAGATAAAAAAGAACAAGTGAAAGAAGAAAAAGGATTCTTTAAATGGATAAAAGATACAATTGAAAATATATTCAATTAATATATTTTAGGATAGATATTAACCAATAATAAAATTTCATAATTTAGATATGTAAAGTTAATTCACAATCTTAAAAGTAAAAGATATAGCTTAATAATTAAGCTATATCTTTTTTATTTAACAAATTAAATTCTATATAAACTATACATGATATTTAAATATTAAAAAAGCTACAACTAAGTTTAAAAATCCTATTATAAAAAACATATATGGTTTTACTTTCTTAATTGTAAATAGATAATCTCTTATTCCATGTAGCAAAAATATTATTCCAAATAAGATGTTTATAATTAGCTTGCTAGTAACATCTGGAATGAATAATGATGCAAGAGATACAGCTACAGTAGCAATAGAAATTATGAATAATATGTTAGAAAATATATAGTATTTTTTATTATATTCACCCATTGAAGCACCACCTTATTAAATTCAATAACTTCCATATTATAGCATAGCTTGTACATAAAATTTCAAATTACTCTTTAATTTTGTTAATTAAATTGTGGTTATTTAATATAGTCATAGCAATTGATTAAGGTAATTAGTAGCTACACACTAATACGATATGTATAAATATGCAATGATCGTATATCAAAAAACTTTAAAACTAAGAAAAAATAAAAAAATAGTGTAATTTATTTCAAAATCATTTATAATTATAAATAACATAAAAAACATATAGTAAATATATAGATATACTTTATCAAGAGTTAAAGGAGGAAGTATATATTATGGATGAAAATATTAGGTTCGTATTTGAAGAAAAGATTAAACGAGTAATAAAAAATTTAGAAGAAAACAATATAAATGGATATTTTGTTGAAGATGAAAAAGATGCCATAGAAAAAATCAAGGAAATTATAGAAGAAGGAGATACTGTTTCAGTTGGAGGATCTATGAGTTTGTTTGAAACTGGAATAATTGATTTTTTAAGAAAGGGAAATTACAACTTTTTAGATAGATATGAAGAAGGACTAACTTCTAATGATATAAAGGAACTATTTATAAAAACTTTTTCATCAGATGCTTATTTAGTTAGTACAAAT of Gottschalkia purinilytica contains these proteins:
- a CDS encoding efflux RND transporter permease subunit, whose protein sequence is MKGLSSFIAHHRKTVLVIALLLIIPSIFGMIKTDINYDLLTYLPDNLDSVKGQDIVDEVFGKAATGMLVVEGMDSRDVEKVKEKVEKVEGVKQVTWITDITDLSIPKEILPKDIKDIFYRENSTLLMIDFNGSGSSEETEKAIDGIRSVVNKQCFLSGVSTILKDMKYLVIKETPLYVIIATILSALVLGLTVESTVVPFIFLSSIGLAILYNFGTNIFLGEISYITKSLAAALQLGVTMDFSIFLLHRYEEELRYTSDKEEAMSHAITKTMGSITGSSLTTIAGFLALVTMKLGLGKDLGIVMAKGVLLGVICTVTILPALILTFDKYIHKYTHKTVLPEFERIPNFITKHSKLLVVIALVLFVPFFYGQSKLQVYYNVDQSLPKDLDSIVALNKLKTEYNMTTTHMIVVDGKVQSHEMNNMISKIEKVDGINQVLTYDKFVGPMVPREMIPDSIKETFEKDGYKMLLVNSEYKAATKEQNQQIDKLNKIIKSYDKNAKITGEGALTKDLVEIADVDFKNVNVTSTIAVFVIIMIVFRSISIPVILVSAIELAIFINMGISYFMGATVPFIASIVIGTIQLGATVDYAILLTTRFKEEMASGLDKYEAMKISIKESSKSIITSAFALFASTVGISLVAQIKMVGSITMMISRGAIISMFVIIFILPSILLLTEGIVAKTTIGWRKKSEAK